The following are encoded together in the Juglans microcarpa x Juglans regia isolate MS1-56 chromosome 2D, Jm3101_v1.0, whole genome shotgun sequence genome:
- the LOC121248097 gene encoding probable pathogenesis-related protein ARB_02861, with the protein MSIAFTQKLDQTSVPQEANAEIKCGTCPCANPCAQQQMPLPPPPPPPAPPKNPSTQYCTPLTPPLPPPPPRFIYVTGVPGNLYETDPYNTWVYYSGAGQNVIGIMRLLLLVVCGILELIVIGWQM; encoded by the coding sequence ATGAGTATTGCCTTTACACAGAAGTTGGACCAAACATCGGTGCCTCAGGAAGCAAATGCTGAAATAAAGTGCGGAACATGCCCTTGCGCGAACCCCTGTGCCCAGCAGCAGATGCCTTTACCACCGCCACCGCCGCCGCCGGCACCTCCAAAGAATCCTTCCACACAGTATTGCACTCCTCTGACACCGCCACtaccaccaccgccaccaagATTCATTTATGTCACAGGTGTGCCGGGGAATTTGTACGAGACTGATCCATATAATACTTGGGTGTATTACTCGGGTGCTGGACAGAACGTGATTGGGATCATGAGGTTGCTGCTTTTGGTTGTTTGTGGAATTTTAGAACTGATAGTGATCGGGTGGCAGATGTAG